In a genomic window of bacterium HR11:
- the ppa gene encoding Inorganic pyrophosphatase, translated as MTDYWALPIGDRCPEQFHAVVEVPKGSQNKYEYDKTLNVFRLSRTLFSPVHYPGDYGFIPSTLADDGDPLDVLILVDEPSFPGCILTVRPIGLLDMLDQGERDEKILAVPVDNPRYDSIRSYRDVFPHMIREIEHFFRIYKELEGKTVVTRGWRDVADALRAVEAAYRNFQNFRR; from the coding sequence ATGACCGACTACTGGGCTTTACCCATCGGAGACCGCTGTCCGGAACAGTTCCATGCCGTCGTGGAAGTCCCCAAGGGGAGTCAGAACAAGTACGAGTACGATAAGACGCTAAACGTCTTCCGGCTGAGCCGGACGTTATTTTCCCCCGTCCACTACCCCGGTGACTATGGGTTCATCCCCAGCACGCTGGCTGACGACGGCGACCCCCTGGACGTCTTGATCCTGGTCGATGAACCCAGCTTTCCTGGATGCATCCTGACGGTCCGTCCCATTGGCCTGCTGGACATGTTAGACCAAGGCGAGCGGGACGAAAAGATTCTGGCCGTTCCTGTGGACAACCCCCGCTACGACAGCATTCGATCCTACCGAGACGTCTTCCCTCACATGATTCGGGAGATTGAACACTTCTTCCGAATTTACAAAGAGCTGGAAGGCAAGACAGTTGTCACCCGAGGTTGGCGGGACGTGGCCGACGCCCTCCGGGCCGTCGAGGCCGCCTATCGGAATTTCCAGAACTTCCGTCGTTGA